One window of the Nocardia terpenica genome contains the following:
- a CDS encoding MarR family winged helix-turn-helix transcriptional regulator, whose amino-acid sequence MAYEPSGRTAPEPRWLSPAQQQAWRAYMDGHQRLMSELNRQLQRDSDLSLAEYRILVLLSEAPDRSLRMSDLADGVLSSRSRLTHQIRRMEEQGMVRRTSCEEDGRGVRAHLTDEGMRRLAEAAPGHVEAVRQAFVDLITPEELTVIGETFERVDKELGTR is encoded by the coding sequence ATGGCTTACGAACCGAGCGGTCGCACGGCGCCGGAGCCGAGATGGCTCAGCCCGGCGCAGCAGCAAGCCTGGCGTGCCTATATGGACGGCCACCAGCGCCTCATGTCCGAGCTCAACCGCCAGCTCCAGCGCGACAGCGACCTCAGCCTCGCCGAATACCGCATCCTCGTCCTGCTTTCCGAGGCCCCCGATCGCTCCCTGCGCATGAGTGACCTGGCCGACGGCGTCCTGTCCTCCCGCAGCCGCCTGACCCACCAGATCCGCCGCATGGAGGAACAGGGCATGGTCCGCCGGACCAGCTGCGAGGAGGACGGCCGCGGCGTCCGGGCCCACCTCACCGACGAGGGCATGCGCCGCCTGGCCGAGGCCGCCCCCGGCCACGTCGAGGCGGTCCGCCAGGCGTTCGTAGACCTCATCACCCCCGAGGAGCTCACCGTCATCGGCGAGACGTTCGAACGGGTGGACAAGGAATTGGGCACGCGCTGA
- a CDS encoding alpha-hydroxy-acid oxidizing protein, with the protein MSSFADFQNEIYLAGLGGAVPELPMTAAGLDERARAVLPPQAYAYVAGSASAERTAAANLAAFDRHRIVPRMWRGSSGPGARDLSVEVLGTRLAAPVLTAPIGVLELLHERGEIAVAEATRELGIGMVLSTAASTPIEEVGPAAGAWWYQLYWPNDDELAHSLVDRAGKAGATAIVVTADTPSMGWRPRDLELGHLPFLQGKGIVNYLSDPVFRAKLSADPESGEDARRAAVLTWVSLFGNHGLRPADIAKLREWTELPIAVKGIVHPDDARLLVEAGADAVVVSNHGGRQVDGAIGALDALPGIVAAIGDRAQVLFDSGIRTGSDVMVALALGARAVLYGRPWAYGLGIAGAAGVRHALRLLLADLDAAMGLSGQTRIAELDRSLLAPAP; encoded by the coding sequence ATGAGCAGCTTCGCCGACTTCCAGAACGAGATCTATCTCGCCGGGCTCGGGGGCGCCGTGCCCGAACTGCCGATGACGGCGGCGGGCCTGGACGAGCGGGCCCGCGCGGTGCTGCCCCCACAGGCGTACGCCTACGTCGCGGGCAGCGCCTCCGCCGAGCGCACCGCCGCCGCGAATCTGGCCGCGTTCGACCGGCATCGGATCGTGCCGCGGATGTGGCGCGGGTCCAGCGGTCCGGGCGCGCGCGATCTGTCGGTGGAGGTGCTCGGCACCCGGCTGGCCGCGCCGGTGCTGACCGCCCCGATAGGGGTATTGGAGCTGCTGCACGAGCGCGGCGAGATCGCGGTCGCCGAGGCGACCCGGGAGCTGGGCATCGGCATGGTGCTGTCCACGGCGGCCTCCACCCCGATCGAGGAGGTCGGCCCGGCGGCCGGGGCGTGGTGGTACCAGCTGTACTGGCCCAACGACGACGAACTGGCTCATTCGCTGGTCGACCGGGCGGGCAAGGCCGGGGCCACCGCCATCGTGGTCACCGCCGACACCCCGAGCATGGGGTGGCGGCCGCGCGATCTGGAACTGGGCCATCTGCCGTTCCTACAGGGCAAGGGCATCGTGAACTATCTGTCCGATCCGGTCTTCCGCGCCAAGCTGAGCGCCGACCCGGAGTCGGGCGAGGACGCGCGCCGCGCCGCGGTCCTCACCTGGGTGAGCCTGTTCGGCAATCACGGCCTGCGCCCCGCGGATATCGCCAAGCTGCGGGAGTGGACCGAGCTACCGATCGCGGTGAAGGGCATCGTGCACCCCGACGACGCGCGGCTGCTGGTCGAGGCCGGGGCCGACGCGGTGGTGGTGAGCAATCACGGCGGCCGCCAGGTCGACGGCGCGATCGGGGCCCTGGACGCCCTTCCCGGCATCGTCGCCGCGATCGGTGACCGCGCCCAGGTCCTGTTCGATTCGGGGATCCGGACCGGCTCCGATGTGATGGTCGCCCTGGCCCTCGGCGCCCGCGCGGTCCTGTACGGGCGGCCGTGGGCCTACGGCCTGGGCATCGCCGGTGCGGCCGGTGTCCGGCACGCCCTGCGCCTGCTGCTCGCGGATTTGGATGCCGCCATGGGTCTTTCGGGGCAGACCCGGATCGCCGAACTGGATCGGTCGCTGCTGGCGCCGGCTCCCTGA
- a CDS encoding NAD(P)H-quinone oxidoreductase, with the protein MHAVILDGFGGPEVLRWAEAPDPPAPGPGEVAIDVVAAGVNRADLLQRQGFYPPPPGASEILGLECSGVIAAVGPGVTEWQPGDRVCALLSGGGYAERVVAPEGQVLPVPEGLDLVAAAALPEVAATVWSNVVMRAGLRAGQLLLIHGGGSGIGTHAIQVATALGARVAVTAGSQYKLDRCKELGASILINYREEDFVAVLGEFGGADVILDNMGAAYLERNVDTLAEDGQLCIVGMQGGVRGEVNLSALLGKRGTVHATNLRRRPATGRSSKAEIIAELRRHLWPLIADGTVVPVVHAEVPVAEAARAHELPDSAETVGKVLLRIR; encoded by the coding sequence ATGCATGCGGTGATACTCGACGGTTTCGGCGGGCCCGAGGTGTTGCGCTGGGCGGAGGCGCCCGACCCGCCCGCGCCCGGTCCGGGTGAGGTCGCGATCGATGTGGTCGCCGCGGGGGTGAATCGCGCGGATCTGTTGCAGCGGCAGGGTTTCTACCCGCCGCCGCCCGGGGCCAGCGAGATCCTGGGCCTGGAATGCTCGGGCGTCATCGCCGCGGTCGGGCCCGGAGTGACCGAATGGCAACCCGGCGATCGGGTCTGCGCGCTGCTGTCCGGAGGCGGATACGCCGAGCGGGTGGTGGCGCCCGAGGGACAGGTGCTGCCGGTGCCCGAGGGGCTGGATCTGGTTGCGGCGGCGGCGCTTCCGGAGGTCGCGGCCACGGTCTGGTCGAATGTGGTGATGCGGGCGGGCCTGCGGGCCGGGCAGCTGCTGCTGATTCACGGCGGCGGCAGCGGGATCGGCACCCACGCGATCCAGGTGGCGACGGCGCTGGGGGCGCGGGTCGCGGTCACGGCGGGGTCGCAGTACAAGCTGGATCGCTGCAAGGAACTCGGGGCCAGCATCCTGATCAATTATCGCGAGGAGGATTTCGTCGCGGTCCTCGGCGAATTCGGTGGCGCCGACGTCATTCTGGACAATATGGGTGCGGCGTATCTGGAGCGCAATGTCGACACGCTCGCCGAGGACGGCCAGCTGTGCATCGTCGGAATGCAGGGCGGGGTCCGGGGCGAGGTGAATCTGTCCGCGCTGCTGGGCAAGCGCGGCACCGTGCACGCCACCAACCTGCGCCGCCGCCCCGCCACCGGACGCTCCAGCAAGGCGGAGATCATCGCCGAGCTGCGCCGCCACCTGTGGCCGCTGATCGCCGACGGCACCGTCGTCCCGGTCGTGCACGCCGAGGTGCCGGTCGCGGAAGCCGCTCGGGCACATGAGCTTCCGGATTCGGCGGAGACTGTCGGGAAGGTTTTGTTGCGAATTCGGTAG